A stretch of Chitinophaga caeni DNA encodes these proteins:
- a CDS encoding DUF1501 domain-containing protein, with translation MKSYDKLLKEASGEQLKYITRRHFLLDCVTGLGAAAMGTFLAGCGNSAVSNIAQITDPMAPRIPHFPARAKSVIYLHMAGAPSQLELFDYKPELQKLHNQLCPQSFLEGKTFAFIRGVPKMLGPQAEFKQRGQSGAWVSDHLPHFASMADDVSFLKAVQTDQFNHGPAQLLMQTGSARLGRPSIGSWVTYGLGTENSNLPGFVVLTSGGKTPDAGKSVWGSGFLPSVYQGVQCRTQGDPVLYISDPEGVSRDVRKASIEAINEINKQEYESFGDPETLARISQYELAYKMQISVPDVMDINKEPAYIHELYGTQPGKESFANNCLLARKLVEKGVRFVQLYDWGWDSHGTDENLAIDYGFRNKCREIDRPIAALLQDLKQRGLLDETLVVWGGEFGRTPMQENRDGKDMPFLGRDHHVEAFTMWMAGAGIKKGYSYGETDEIGYSAIKGKVAINDIHATILQQLGFDHEKLTYQFQGRPFRLTDTSGKVITPILS, from the coding sequence ATGAAAAGTTATGATAAACTACTGAAGGAGGCGAGCGGGGAACAACTGAAATATATTACAAGAAGACATTTCTTGCTCGACTGTGTAACGGGTTTAGGCGCTGCTGCCATGGGTACTTTCTTGGCAGGTTGTGGAAACAGCGCTGTGAGCAACATAGCGCAAATCACGGATCCAATGGCCCCGCGGATACCGCATTTCCCGGCAAGGGCAAAGAGCGTGATCTACCTGCACATGGCAGGAGCCCCTTCACAGTTGGAATTGTTTGACTACAAACCCGAATTGCAAAAACTACATAACCAGCTTTGCCCGCAGTCTTTCCTGGAAGGAAAAACATTCGCATTCATCCGCGGGGTTCCAAAGATGCTGGGGCCACAGGCCGAATTTAAACAGCGCGGGCAATCAGGTGCCTGGGTATCGGATCATCTGCCGCATTTTGCCTCGATGGCAGATGATGTAAGCTTCCTGAAAGCCGTGCAGACCGACCAGTTTAATCATGGCCCAGCACAACTATTAATGCAAACAGGAAGTGCAAGATTAGGCCGGCCAAGTATCGGTTCCTGGGTGACCTACGGGTTAGGAACAGAAAACAGTAATCTTCCCGGGTTCGTGGTTTTGACCTCCGGAGGTAAGACGCCGGATGCAGGTAAGAGCGTTTGGGGGAGTGGATTTCTGCCTTCCGTATACCAAGGCGTACAGTGTAGGACCCAGGGAGATCCCGTATTGTATATATCAGATCCGGAAGGCGTAAGTAGGGATGTACGCAAAGCTTCCATTGAAGCGATAAATGAGATTAACAAGCAAGAATATGAATCATTTGGAGATCCTGAAACCTTAGCCCGGATCTCGCAATATGAATTGGCATACAAGATGCAGATCTCCGTTCCCGATGTAATGGATATCAATAAAGAACCTGCCTATATACATGAACTTTACGGTACACAGCCTGGTAAAGAATCTTTTGCTAATAATTGCTTGCTGGCAAGAAAACTAGTAGAGAAAGGAGTGAGGTTCGTGCAGTTGTACGATTGGGGATGGGATAGTCACGGTACCGATGAAAACCTGGCTATTGACTATGGATTCAGGAATAAATGCAGGGAGATAGACCGCCCGATTGCAGCGCTGTTACAAGATCTTAAGCAAAGGGGATTGCTGGATGAAACACTGGTAGTATGGGGTGGTGAATTTGGAAGAACGCCGATGCAGGAAAATAGGGATGGGAAAGACATGCCATTCCTTGGGCGCGATCATCACGTAGAAGCATTTACCATGTGGATGGCCGGTGCCGGAATCAAAAAAGGCTACAGCTACGGGGAAACCGATGAAATCGGATATTCTGCAATTAAAGGCAAAGTAGCAATTAATGATATACATGCCACCATATTACAACAGTTAGGCTTTGACCACGAAAAGCTAACCTACCAGTTCCAGGGCCGTCCTTTCAGGCTCACGGACACCAGTGGAAAAGTAATAACTCCTATATTAAGCTAA
- a CDS encoding DUF1553 domain-containing protein, producing the protein MSYYSTLRITVLLLTAIGLGSLFFACQSRKKVNFSTEVKPLLNKHCISCHGGVKQSGGFSVLFKEEALGKTKSGKPAIIPGHPEKSEFIRRLTCKDPKERMPQKGPGLSKAEIELLTRWVKEGAEWGEHWAYIPPKNVPIPRVTVENGNEIDLFIQARLEKEGLNPGPEADKMTLIRRVSFDLTGLPPSPAAAASFVASNDPGAYEKLVDSLLQSPHYGEHWASMWLDLARYSDTKGYERDDGRNVWRYRDWVIDAFNIDMPYDSFTINQLAGDLLPNPTNAQLIATAFHRNTMTNDEGGTQDEEFRTAAVIDRVNTTMEVFQGMTISCVQCHSHPYDPIRFEDYYKLMAFLNDTRDEDTHMEHPKLRLYDSVGLAEAKKISDWVAKYGTPAQSGNVKEFIKVLEPKIHAHTFDQYINGALLDTKYAGIRNNGSARLPKQHLEGATTMWMNYWTSAKGGTMIVKLDSLNGPAIINYAIAPTNGRQAVGIPIPAVKGIHDLYFIFRNNSISPQDPVCSIEWFAFRGDLPGKGQPGYEQIKNTFATLINKNPEDIPVMVENSPELHRTTRIFERGNWLVKGDSVTPDVPHSLNPFPAGAPRNRLGLAGWLTDKKNPLTARVMVNRCWEQLFGIGIVETLEDFGTQGFLPSHPELLDHLAYKFMYTYQWKLKALLKELVMSAAYRRDSKASPELIEKDPANRFLARGPRFRLTAEEIRDQALAVSGLLNETLHGPSVMPYQPANIWQTVWSGSTWNTATNGNQYRRAVYTYHKRTSPYPSTITFDGSSREICLQRRIRTNTPLQALVTLNDPVYMETALALAKQMQQQGKKDVEAAIKWGYKRALYGPLSTGELIVLKRLYNTALSSYRDNPGNVNALLKQKTSSNQDAELAALTIVANAIMNLDEFLTKS; encoded by the coding sequence ATGTCGTATTATTCCACTTTAAGGATAACTGTGCTCCTCCTTACAGCCATCGGCTTGGGCAGCCTGTTTTTTGCATGCCAGTCAAGGAAAAAAGTAAATTTTAGTACCGAAGTAAAACCATTGCTCAATAAGCATTGTATAAGTTGTCATGGTGGGGTGAAGCAAAGCGGTGGTTTCAGTGTATTATTTAAAGAAGAAGCCCTCGGTAAAACTAAATCCGGTAAGCCGGCTATTATTCCCGGGCACCCGGAAAAAAGCGAATTTATTCGCAGGCTTACCTGTAAAGATCCTAAAGAAAGGATGCCCCAAAAAGGCCCGGGGCTCAGCAAAGCCGAAATAGAGCTGCTCACCCGCTGGGTAAAAGAAGGCGCAGAATGGGGAGAACACTGGGCTTATATCCCGCCCAAAAATGTTCCCATCCCCAGGGTAACCGTTGAAAATGGAAACGAAATCGATCTTTTTATACAAGCACGGTTGGAAAAAGAAGGGCTCAACCCGGGACCGGAAGCTGATAAGATGACCCTAATCCGCCGTGTTAGCTTCGATTTGACCGGTCTTCCTCCATCTCCGGCGGCAGCTGCAAGCTTCGTTGCAAGCAATGATCCCGGAGCTTATGAAAAATTGGTAGATTCCTTGCTGCAATCTCCTCATTATGGCGAACATTGGGCGTCTATGTGGCTGGACCTCGCCAGGTATTCTGATACTAAGGGCTATGAACGCGATGACGGCAGAAATGTTTGGAGGTACCGTGATTGGGTAATTGATGCCTTTAATATTGATATGCCTTATGATAGCTTCACGATAAACCAGTTGGCAGGAGATCTGTTGCCAAACCCTACAAACGCACAGTTGATTGCCACCGCGTTCCATCGAAACACGATGACGAATGATGAAGGGGGGACGCAAGACGAAGAGTTCAGGACGGCTGCGGTAATAGACAGGGTAAATACTACCATGGAAGTATTCCAGGGAATGACGATAAGTTGTGTGCAATGTCATAGCCATCCGTACGATCCAATCAGGTTTGAAGATTATTATAAACTGATGGCTTTCCTGAACGATACCAGGGATGAAGATACCCATATGGAGCATCCGAAACTAAGGTTGTACGATAGTGTTGGTCTCGCGGAAGCTAAAAAGATCAGCGACTGGGTTGCTAAATATGGCACCCCGGCACAATCCGGGAATGTAAAAGAATTTATCAAGGTGCTGGAACCTAAGATCCACGCACATACCTTCGATCAGTATATCAATGGCGCCCTCTTGGATACTAAATATGCAGGTATCAGGAATAATGGAAGCGCCAGGCTACCCAAGCAGCACCTGGAAGGCGCCACCACCATGTGGATGAATTATTGGACAAGTGCCAAAGGCGGTACCATGATTGTAAAACTGGATAGTTTAAATGGCCCTGCTATTATCAACTATGCCATAGCGCCTACAAATGGCCGGCAGGCTGTTGGCATTCCTATTCCAGCTGTAAAGGGTATCCATGATTTGTACTTTATTTTCCGCAACAATAGTATTTCGCCGCAAGACCCAGTTTGTAGTATAGAATGGTTTGCATTCCGTGGGGACTTGCCCGGTAAAGGTCAGCCGGGCTACGAGCAGATTAAAAACACTTTCGCAACGTTGATAAACAAGAACCCGGAAGATATTCCAGTGATGGTAGAAAACTCACCGGAGCTGCATAGAACAACCCGGATATTTGAAAGGGGAAACTGGCTCGTGAAAGGGGATAGCGTAACACCCGATGTGCCGCATTCCCTAAATCCCTTCCCCGCCGGGGCACCGCGGAACAGGCTTGGATTAGCAGGGTGGTTGACGGATAAAAAAAATCCGCTGACAGCAAGGGTGATGGTTAACCGTTGCTGGGAACAGTTATTCGGTATAGGAATCGTTGAAACGCTTGAAGATTTTGGTACCCAGGGGTTCCTGCCTTCGCATCCCGAACTGCTCGATCACCTGGCATATAAATTCATGTATACTTATCAATGGAAATTGAAAGCATTGCTGAAAGAACTGGTAATGTCGGCAGCTTATAGGCGCGATTCCAAGGCTTCACCGGAGCTAATCGAGAAAGATCCCGCCAACCGCTTCCTGGCCAGGGGACCGCGTTTCAGGCTGACAGCCGAAGAAATCAGGGACCAGGCATTAGCCGTGAGCGGTTTATTAAACGAAACACTGCATGGGCCAAGTGTAATGCCGTATCAGCCTGCGAATATTTGGCAAACCGTATGGAGTGGTAGTACCTGGAATACCGCTACAAATGGTAACCAATACAGGCGTGCTGTCTATACTTACCACAAACGTACGAGCCCTTACCCTTCTACCATTACTTTCGATGGTAGCAGCAGGGAAATATGTTTGCAACGCCGGATCCGTACCAATACCCCTCTCCAGGCATTAGTAACTCTTAATGATCCGGTATATATGGAAACTGCATTAGCATTAGCTAAGCAGATGCAGCAACAAGGCAAAAAAGATGTTGAGGCAGCTATTAAATGGGGATACAAAAGGGCTTTATACGGGCCGCTTTCTACAGGGGAACTGATTGTGCTGAAGCGCTTGTACAACACCGCTTTAAGTAGCTATCGCGATAATCCCGGAAATGTAAACGCATTACTGAAACAAAAAACTTCCAGCAACCAAGATGCAGAGCTGGCGGCGTTGACAATTGTTGCCAATGCAATTATGAATCTTGATGAATTCCTTACTAAATCCTAA
- a CDS encoding AraC family transcriptional regulator, with protein sequence MTGRKKDGFKGQRAIVLPRNIQQLCARQATTQHLYITDIGYYPKAKFHHRKREKGAGEHILIYCQDGKGSITIKKKTYPVEAGDCFLLPRNEYHEYAADEEEPWTIYWAHFLGKSSDGLLKTAVKTWKGPKTFLPFATERVQLFDHIYRQLERGYRQEHLSFANMNFWSFLSSCLYPDQLPVVGKATTVDVVDLAIDYMHKHLDQLLSLQNMAAAVNLSQSHFSYLFKNGTGYSPVEYFNHLKVQQACQYLLFTTLRIKEIAMQLGISDPYYFTRMFTKVMGVSPNQYREKKINP encoded by the coding sequence ATGACAGGAAGAAAAAAAGATGGATTTAAAGGGCAGCGGGCAATTGTATTACCACGTAATATACAGCAGCTCTGTGCCCGCCAGGCTACCACCCAACATTTATATATAACTGATATCGGCTATTATCCTAAGGCTAAATTCCACCACCGGAAAAGAGAAAAGGGGGCTGGCGAACATATCCTGATCTATTGCCAAGATGGAAAAGGGTCTATCACTATTAAGAAAAAAACTTACCCGGTAGAAGCCGGGGATTGTTTCCTCCTACCCAGGAATGAATACCACGAATATGCAGCCGATGAAGAGGAACCATGGACTATTTACTGGGCGCATTTTCTCGGTAAAAGCTCCGATGGTTTATTAAAAACGGCCGTCAAAACCTGGAAAGGACCTAAAACATTTCTGCCTTTCGCAACGGAAAGGGTACAATTGTTTGATCATATTTACCGGCAGCTTGAAAGAGGTTATAGGCAAGAACATTTGTCTTTTGCCAATATGAATTTTTGGAGCTTCCTTTCTTCCTGCTTATATCCCGACCAGCTTCCTGTTGTTGGTAAAGCCACCACGGTAGATGTAGTAGATCTTGCTATTGACTACATGCACAAACATTTAGACCAGTTGCTAAGTTTGCAAAATATGGCAGCAGCCGTGAACCTTTCACAGTCGCATTTTTCCTATTTATTTAAAAATGGCACCGGCTATTCCCCGGTAGAGTATTTCAATCATTTAAAAGTGCAGCAGGCTTGCCAATACTTATTGTTTACAACATTACGCATCAAGGAAATAGCAATGCAGCTGGGTATTTCAGATCCTTATTACTTTACGAGAATGTTTACGAAAGTAATGGGAGTTTCGCCAAACCAGTACAGGGAAAAGAAAATTAACCCGTAA
- a CDS encoding c-type cytochrome domain-containing protein has protein sequence MNLQIDQGSWGEFLGRSHPLLVHLPIGILLLAMVLALLARKEQWGKLRSSIPIILLLGFISAVSSCITGYLLSLDGGYEEGILTTHQYLGITVAVCSLVLYIFYRKEDKFKNWQLPGLVIIALLLGITGHYGGSLTHGDAYLSEAMPGGLRRLVGGSDEKNVTVSYTDISEAKLYEDLVQPVLASKCYGCHNEQKLKGGLRLETIALIRKGGEHGPVLKDSMPASSELFRRLLLPENDEHRMPPKGKPGVSPHELALLEWWIAQGAPADKKVKDIPKSPVVIAVLEGMQGSGDGMQNEFVPGETVSAGDKNAIRALIEKGVKVLPVSEESNYLSITCMNAGSFSNEDMKLLLPLKSQLIWLDLSGTAIDDEALQQLSELHYLTRLNVKQTKISGGKLAALSSCKQLKYLNLSGNTLIEPDLAGLKNNKSLQQLYLFGSGVPAEKVTALKTMLPALKIDTGDAALPRIASDTIIYHKVPG, from the coding sequence ATGAACTTACAAATAGACCAGGGCAGCTGGGGAGAATTTCTTGGCAGGTCGCATCCCTTGTTGGTGCACCTTCCAATTGGCATTTTATTGTTGGCGATGGTGTTGGCGCTATTGGCGCGTAAGGAGCAATGGGGAAAATTACGCTCGTCAATCCCCATTATCTTGCTGTTGGGATTCATTTCCGCGGTTTCCAGTTGCATAACCGGTTACCTGTTATCGCTAGACGGTGGCTATGAAGAAGGTATTTTAACTACACACCAATACCTAGGAATCACGGTAGCAGTATGCAGCTTAGTCCTGTATATTTTTTATCGGAAGGAAGATAAATTTAAAAATTGGCAGCTTCCCGGGCTGGTAATAATTGCCTTGTTGCTGGGTATTACAGGGCATTACGGAGGTAGTCTCACCCATGGAGATGCTTATCTTTCAGAAGCCATGCCTGGCGGGTTACGTAGGTTGGTGGGCGGTTCTGATGAAAAAAACGTTACGGTAAGTTACACAGATATTTCCGAAGCAAAATTATATGAAGATCTTGTTCAACCTGTATTGGCGAGCAAATGCTACGGTTGCCATAATGAACAGAAACTGAAAGGGGGCTTACGTTTAGAGACCATTGCCCTAATTCGTAAAGGAGGAGAGCATGGCCCTGTACTAAAAGATAGTATGCCCGCATCCAGTGAACTTTTCAGGCGGCTATTGCTTCCGGAAAACGATGAACACCGGATGCCTCCCAAGGGGAAACCGGGAGTGAGTCCCCATGAACTGGCCTTGCTGGAATGGTGGATTGCCCAGGGGGCGCCTGCCGATAAAAAGGTAAAAGACATTCCTAAATCCCCCGTCGTTATTGCGGTGCTGGAAGGCATGCAAGGGTCTGGTGATGGAATGCAAAATGAATTTGTTCCCGGGGAAACTGTAAGCGCCGGCGATAAAAATGCTATACGCGCCTTGATAGAAAAGGGGGTGAAAGTATTACCGGTGAGTGAAGAGAGTAATTATTTATCAATAACCTGTATGAATGCCGGCAGTTTTAGTAATGAAGATATGAAACTATTATTGCCGTTGAAATCACAGTTAATTTGGTTGGATTTGTCGGGCACAGCGATAGATGATGAAGCATTACAGCAATTATCGGAGTTGCATTACCTGACAAGGCTAAACGTAAAACAAACAAAGATCTCCGGTGGGAAACTGGCGGCTTTGTCATCCTGCAAGCAACTGAAATACTTGAATTTATCGGGGAATACCTTAATAGAACCGGACTTAGCAGGACTTAAAAACAATAAATCATTACAGCAATTATACCTGTTTGGATCGGGCGTACCGGCAGAAAAGGTTACCGCTTTGAAAACCATGCTGCCCGCATTGAAAATAGATACGGGCGATGCTGCATTGCCAAGGATTGCATCTGATACGATTATCTACCACAAGGTGCCGGGATGA
- a CDS encoding VOC family protein — protein sequence MSQFRAIVVHTLQLHALTTFYTQLGFRFECLQAYNGIMYYASKSLPKLEIRPLHKSGQSNGNTVTLEFGIKDLDQVVKQLTSRGISIVQHPTSTPLGYSAIVLDPDGRRVTLVQV from the coding sequence ATGAGTCAATTTAGAGCGATTGTAGTACATACCCTTCAATTGCATGCTTTAACTACCTTTTATACCCAGTTGGGTTTTCGTTTTGAATGTTTGCAGGCTTACAATGGAATTATGTATTATGCTAGCAAGTCATTGCCGAAGTTGGAGATACGGCCACTACATAAAAGCGGGCAAAGCAACGGAAATACGGTTACCTTGGAGTTTGGAATTAAGGATCTAGACCAGGTTGTTAAACAGCTCACAAGCCGTGGCATATCTATCGTGCAACATCCAACCAGTACACCCCTGGGGTATTCCGCGATCGTTTTAGATCCCGATGGTAGGAGGGTAACCCTGGTTCAGGTTTAA
- a CDS encoding TonB-dependent receptor plug domain-containing protein: MRQNRIALKNGFLTLALALPMGLSAQEMNKQLDPVTVTATIQPVSSSRTGRNLTIIKGSDIASLPVHSLDELLRYVPGLEVQARGPMGAQSDFVVRGGTFQQVLVIIDGLRVNDPNTGHFSSYIPVTPGEIDRIEILKGASSAIYGSEAVGGVIHIITKTFHANNQSSQDYDASVTGGAYGLWNASGNAFINTGKTAISAGVLSNNTNGQSLRGIDGFVHANTISLAASQQLGGKWRLSARSSYDTRNFAAQGFYTTYASDTASENVNTWWNQLQLDYQQEKEHLSIRLGYKSVDDTYKYNPSSVANSSNSQLWQLLTTYERSIGKKGSIVTGVQGQSKSISSNDRGDHDLQQGAVFFGYQQGIGDGFTLNPALRLDWNEGSGTELVPQMNLSYRHAWYQLRASAGKTIRDADFTERYNNYNKAYVSSGRLGNPDLSPEHSWSYEAGADIYIGNHFRLATTVFRREQDDVIDWADTPFDALPRKENLNPAGSFALAKNISEVNTTGWEADVYYHRKMPRGYLFSMNAGFVWMDTQSSDGNTSFYISSHAKLLTNFSLQLGAPRWEIALNGLYKIRNAQSNDAIKAYVNKSYFVMNGKASYHLIKDRCSVFLQVDNIFDRNYQDLLAAQMPGRWIMGGAQFHLHKN; this comes from the coding sequence ATGCGACAGAACCGGATTGCATTGAAGAATGGATTCCTAACATTAGCTTTAGCTTTACCTATGGGATTATCCGCACAAGAGATGAACAAACAACTCGATCCCGTTACCGTGACGGCCACCATTCAACCCGTATCCAGCTCAAGAACGGGGAGAAATCTTACAATTATCAAAGGCTCGGATATTGCATCATTGCCGGTACATTCATTAGATGAATTGTTGCGCTATGTTCCGGGGCTGGAAGTACAAGCACGTGGGCCAATGGGTGCGCAAAGCGATTTTGTAGTGCGCGGCGGAACATTCCAGCAAGTGCTGGTAATCATAGATGGATTAAGGGTTAATGACCCCAATACGGGCCATTTTAGCAGTTATATCCCGGTTACTCCCGGGGAGATTGATCGTATTGAAATTTTAAAAGGAGCTTCTTCAGCCATATACGGCTCGGAAGCGGTAGGCGGCGTAATTCACATTATAACGAAAACCTTCCATGCTAATAACCAGTCCAGCCAAGATTACGATGCAAGCGTAACGGGTGGCGCGTACGGCTTGTGGAACGCTTCCGGCAATGCCTTTATTAACACCGGCAAAACTGCAATCAGTGCAGGCGTATTGAGTAACAATACCAATGGCCAGTCGCTGAGAGGCATAGACGGGTTTGTTCATGCCAACACGATCTCGCTCGCAGCTAGCCAGCAGCTCGGTGGAAAATGGCGTTTATCAGCAAGATCCAGTTATGATACACGCAATTTTGCAGCGCAGGGATTTTATACTACCTATGCCTCCGACACGGCATCAGAAAATGTAAATACCTGGTGGAATCAATTGCAGTTGGATTACCAACAAGAAAAAGAACACCTATCGATCCGGCTGGGATATAAATCCGTTGACGATACTTACAAGTACAATCCTTCCAGCGTCGCTAACAGCAGCAACAGCCAATTATGGCAGCTGCTAACGACATATGAAAGGTCTATCGGTAAAAAAGGGAGTATCGTTACCGGCGTGCAAGGGCAAAGCAAGAGTATTTCTTCCAATGACCGGGGAGATCATGATCTTCAACAAGGAGCAGTATTCTTCGGTTACCAGCAAGGCATCGGGGATGGGTTTACATTAAATCCCGCCTTGAGGTTAGATTGGAACGAGGGAAGCGGAACCGAATTGGTACCGCAAATGAACTTATCTTACCGCCATGCTTGGTACCAATTAAGAGCGAGTGCAGGCAAAACGATCAGGGATGCCGATTTCACTGAGCGGTATAATAACTATAACAAGGCTTACGTAAGCAGCGGCCGCCTGGGGAACCCGGATTTAAGCCCGGAACATTCCTGGAGTTACGAAGCAGGCGCAGATATCTATATAGGAAATCACTTCCGCTTGGCTACAACCGTATTCCGCCGCGAACAAGATGATGTGATAGATTGGGCGGATACACCCTTCGATGCGTTACCAAGAAAAGAGAATCTTAACCCGGCAGGCTCTTTTGCTTTGGCAAAAAATATCTCCGAAGTAAATACAACTGGCTGGGAAGCTGATGTATACTACCACAGGAAGATGCCAAGGGGCTACCTATTTTCTATGAATGCCGGTTTTGTGTGGATGGATACGCAAAGTAGCGATGGAAACACATCTTTTTATATCAGCAGCCACGCGAAATTACTCACGAATTTCAGCTTACAGCTGGGCGCACCGCGTTGGGAAATTGCATTGAACGGTTTATACAAAATCCGCAATGCTCAAAGCAATGATGCGATCAAGGCTTATGTTAATAAATCTTATTTCGTAATGAATGGCAAAGCATCTTACCATCTTATAAAAGATAGGTGTTCGGTATTTTTACAAGTAGATAACATATTTGACCGTAACTATCAAGATTTGCTCGCCGCACAGATGCCCGGACGATGGATTATGGGTGGCGCTCAATTTCACTTACATAAGAATTAA
- a CDS encoding GNAT family N-acetyltransferase — protein sequence MNYTFKTITAGDDAVLAKLVRQVLTEFGINRPGTAYTDPTTDHLSRLYTGARAQYWVVTVDEKIVGGAGIRQLEGSNEDVCELQRVFLLPGYRGKGIAKNLIIKALQFAKDIGFKECYLETTPELSQAIGLYLKLGFYHLDQAMGNTGHFTCTTYMLKDLLKD from the coding sequence ATGAACTACACTTTCAAAACGATAACAGCCGGGGACGATGCCGTACTTGCCAAGCTGGTTAGGCAGGTATTAACAGAATTTGGAATCAATAGGCCCGGCACTGCGTATACTGATCCTACGACAGATCACCTATCACGTTTATATACAGGCGCAAGGGCGCAATACTGGGTTGTGACAGTTGATGAAAAGATCGTAGGTGGCGCCGGCATACGGCAATTGGAAGGCTCAAACGAAGATGTATGCGAATTACAAAGAGTATTTTTATTGCCAGGTTACCGGGGGAAAGGGATTGCTAAAAACCTTATTATAAAAGCGCTACAATTTGCCAAGGATATTGGATTTAAGGAATGCTACCTTGAAACGACTCCCGAGTTATCCCAAGCGATCGGTTTATACCTGAAATTGGGATTTTACCACTTGGATCAAGCGATGGGAAATACCGGTCATTTTACTTGCACCACGTATATGTTGAAGGATTTGTTGAAGGATTAA
- a CDS encoding sugar phosphate isomerase/epimerase family protein gives MTNPRRNFLKQSATLGAALCLPSLPSFDANAAPLRSGYELVVLATNWGFNGSIASFCKAAKDAGYDGIEIWWPREEAAQKELFAALKENNLAVGYLAAGYDSNFEKHQQQFTSMLQAAAGAREIKPLYINCHSGRDYFTFEQNCKLIDTSLQIGKQSGVPIYHETHRSRMLFAAHIAQQFIAAKPALRLTLDISHWCNVAESLLGDQTATVEKALSRTSHIHARVGHPEGPQVNDPRAPEWEHAVKAHFSWWDNVVAQHRAAGKRLTFLTEFGPADYLPTLPYTRQPLADQWDINVYMLQQLKKRYGNK, from the coding sequence ATGACAAATCCTAGAAGAAATTTTTTGAAACAATCAGCCACGTTAGGGGCAGCTTTATGCTTGCCTTCGCTCCCTTCCTTCGATGCAAATGCGGCGCCATTGCGAAGTGGTTATGAACTGGTAGTACTCGCTACCAATTGGGGATTTAACGGGTCGATAGCATCATTTTGTAAAGCGGCCAAAGATGCCGGTTATGATGGCATTGAAATCTGGTGGCCCAGGGAAGAAGCCGCACAAAAAGAATTGTTTGCCGCGCTGAAAGAAAACAACCTCGCAGTTGGATACCTGGCAGCTGGTTACGATAGCAACTTTGAAAAACATCAACAACAGTTCACTTCCATGTTGCAGGCTGCCGCCGGTGCCAGGGAAATAAAACCGCTATACATTAATTGCCATAGCGGTAGAGATTATTTCACTTTTGAGCAAAATTGTAAGCTAATTGATACCAGCCTACAAATCGGTAAGCAAAGCGGGGTGCCCATATACCATGAAACTCATCGTTCAAGAATGCTGTTCGCTGCGCATATCGCGCAACAGTTTATCGCTGCCAAACCGGCCCTGAGGCTTACACTGGATATTTCTCATTGGTGCAATGTTGCCGAAAGTTTATTGGGGGATCAAACTGCTACCGTAGAAAAAGCATTGAGCAGAACCTCCCATATACATGCCCGGGTCGGTCATCCCGAGGGACCGCAAGTCAATGATCCGAGGGCGCCTGAATGGGAACATGCGGTAAAGGCACATTTTAGTTGGTGGGACAATGTGGTAGCACAGCACCGTGCAGCAGGGAAGCGACTTACTTTCTTAACAGAGTTCGGACCTGCCGACTATTTGCCTACCTTGCCTTATACCCGTCAACCCCTGGCAGACCAGTGGGATATAAATGTTTACATGTTGCAACAGCTCAAAAAAAGATACGGTAACAAATGA